A single window of Synechococcus sp. C9 DNA harbors:
- a CDS encoding ABC transporter substrate-binding protein, with the protein MRRGRSNGIGGGIGWVLLLGLAGCGQPEPPPFTQVRDPNQIIIGTTAKVTTLDPADAYTVFAGNVLLALGDRLYTYKPGTTELQPQLATALPQVSADGLTYRIPVRQGVIFQDGEPFNAEAMRFSLQRFMENGGRPSFLLKNLVADIRATGTYELTIRLQKPFAPFPQLLAFSGLCAVSPKAYRIGPGQFQPRTFVGTGPYQLVNFGSDSLKLKRFPKYWGAPPASAQLDIQFLTSSANLYNALQTGAVDVAYPFLEPQQIKQLQAQSDIQVVSSAGTGINYLTLNRTQPPLDKKEVRQALALVMPRQLLQERVFQNLVEPAFSMVPSGLPGYQPVFRVAGEPPPVRRAQELLTQAGVSPTQPARLDLWYRSNIPSHIQVVTTIKATIEREVPVQLTLQPVDSTTAYQNLEKGIYPLFLLDWYPDFLDADNYLEPFMSCQKGTVAEGCLAGSSRTFGSFYYNPKANELIAQSRRTTNTAQRLVLLGELQKLMAADVPYIPLWQDRQFVFARRDVQGVRLEPTQTFPFWLLKKTSPSP; encoded by the coding sequence ATGCGCCGGGGCAGAAGTAACGGCATTGGCGGTGGCATTGGGTGGGTACTTCTCCTGGGGTTAGCAGGATGTGGCCAACCGGAACCGCCGCCTTTTACCCAAGTCCGGGACCCCAACCAAATCATCATCGGCACCACGGCGAAGGTCACGACCCTTGACCCGGCGGATGCCTACACGGTGTTTGCCGGGAATGTTTTGCTCGCCCTGGGCGACCGGCTCTATACCTACAAACCGGGCACTACGGAACTGCAACCCCAACTGGCGACGGCTCTGCCCCAGGTGAGTGCGGATGGATTGACCTATCGGATTCCAGTGCGGCAGGGGGTGATTTTTCAGGATGGGGAGCCGTTTAATGCGGAGGCCATGCGGTTTTCTCTGCAACGGTTTATGGAGAATGGGGGGCGACCGTCTTTCCTATTAAAAAATCTGGTGGCGGACATCCGGGCTACCGGCACCTATGAATTAACCATCCGCCTGCAAAAACCCTTTGCCCCGTTTCCCCAACTGCTGGCGTTTTCCGGTTTGTGTGCTGTGTCCCCCAAGGCTTATCGGATTGGGCCAGGGCAATTTCAACCCCGGACGTTTGTGGGTACGGGACCCTATCAATTGGTCAATTTTGGCAGTGATTCCCTGAAATTGAAGCGATTTCCCAAGTATTGGGGCGCACCCCCCGCCAGTGCCCAATTGGATATTCAGTTTTTGACCAGCAGTGCCAATCTGTACAATGCCCTGCAAACTGGGGCGGTGGATGTGGCCTACCCATTTCTGGAACCCCAGCAAATCAAGCAACTGCAAGCCCAGTCGGACATCCAGGTGGTCAGCAGTGCCGGAACGGGGATCAATTACCTCACCCTGAACCGCACCCAACCACCCTTGGACAAAAAGGAAGTACGGCAGGCCCTGGCCCTGGTCATGCCCCGGCAGTTGCTCCAGGAACGGGTGTTTCAAAATTTGGTGGAACCGGCCTTTAGCATGGTGCCCAGCGGTTTACCCGGTTATCAGCCGGTGTTTCGGGTCGCTGGGGAGCCGCCGCCCGTCCGCCGGGCCCAGGAATTGCTCACCCAAGCGGGGGTCAGCCCCACCCAACCGGCACGCCTTGACCTCTGGTATCGCAGTAATATCCCCAGCCACATCCAGGTGGTCACGACCATCAAAGCCACCATCGAGCGGGAGGTGCCGGTGCAATTGACCCTCCAGCCCGTGGATTCTACCACCGCTTATCAAAACTTAGAAAAGGGCATTTATCCCCTGTTTTTGTTGGATTGGTATCCCGATTTTTTGGATGCGGACAATTATTTAGAACCCTTTATGAGTTGTCAAAAAGGCACGGTGGCCGAGGGTTGCTTAGCAGGTTCCAGCCGCACCTTTGGGTCATTTTATTACAACCCCAAAGCCAATGAATTAATCGCCCAGAGCCGCCGCACCACCAATACTGCCCAGCGGTTGGTTTTATTGGGGGAATTGCAAAAACTCATGGCCGCCGATGTGCCCTACATTCCCCTTTGGCAAGACCGGCAATTTGTGTTTGCCCGCCGGGATGTGCAGGGGGTCAGACTGGAACCCACCCAAACCTTTCCCTTTTGGCTGTTGAAAAAAACTAGCCCTAGTCCCTGA
- a CDS encoding serine protease, translated as MRSIPLTLGLLLSLAVPALAQRLTPNNVQDVHAFVSENICPFPRNQIDLRSVRELTGREDLTLTDIQLICGRATGQRVAVAQTAGGRAPLPNFELIERARRATVAVILSVYDSIGQPQPSPGNIPSNPTFTTFSRQRLYDVRQATGFHLGNGLIVTNLTSLGGIPTAIDSVGREVRVLGSNANNMRLRVELGDGSVRQARVVYFDPTTDTALLAVKGDTRQLAALPVATGLPSIGQRVLTMSYPIGVLPVTATEGMVMGIRPYGRLTLLQINAATSDGSQGAPVLDERGAVVGVVAGKNPTFFQLAGSILGAENVGFAVPIGTVLQRLNLATRGGH; from the coding sequence ATGCGATCCATACCATTGACCTTGGGGTTGCTGTTGAGCTTGGCGGTGCCTGCTTTGGCGCAACGGCTGACCCCCAATAATGTGCAAGACGTTCATGCATTTGTCTCCGAAAATATCTGCCCTTTCCCCCGTAACCAAATTGACCTGCGTTCGGTGCGGGAATTGACCGGGCGGGAGGATTTAACCCTGACCGATATTCAACTCATCTGCGGGCGGGCGACTGGTCAGCGGGTGGCGGTGGCGCAGACGGCGGGGGGGCGGGCCCCTTTGCCCAACTTTGAACTGATTGAGCGGGCCCGGCGGGCCACGGTGGCGGTGATTTTGTCCGTGTACGACAGCATTGGTCAGCCCCAACCTTCCCCGGGGAATATCCCCAGCAATCCCACGTTCACCACCTTTTCCCGCCAACGGCTCTACGATGTGCGCCAAGCGACGGGGTTTCATCTGGGGAATGGCCTGATTGTCACCAACCTGACCTCCCTGGGGGGGATTCCCACGGCGATTGACAGTGTTGGGAGGGAGGTTCGGGTTTTGGGGAGCAATGCCAACAATATGCGTCTGCGGGTGGAGTTGGGGGATGGGTCGGTGCGGCAGGCTCGGGTGGTGTATTTTGACCCGACCACGGATACGGCACTGTTGGCGGTGAAAGGGGATACCCGGCAATTGGCGGCTCTGCCGGTGGCAACCGGATTGCCCAGCATTGGCCAGCGGGTGTTGACCATGAGCTATCCGATTGGGGTGTTGCCGGTGACGGCGACGGAGGGGATGGTGATGGGGATTCGTCCCTATGGTCGGCTAACCCTTTTGCAAATTAATGCGGCCACCAGTGACGGTTCCCAGGGCGCGCCGGTGTTGGATGAACGGGGTGCCGTGGTGGGGGTGGTGGCAGGGAAAAATCCCACCTTCTTCCAGTTGGCGGGTTCCATCTTGGGAGCGGAAAATGTGGGGTTTGCGGTGCCGATTGGCACGGTTTTGCAACGGTTGAATTTGGCAACCCGGGGAGGACACTGA
- a CDS encoding trypsin-like peptidase domain-containing protein, with product MALNGQLRRWYWLAAPVGATAILAGVVVYGGRGVHSHSQLPEPAPAVAPESASEPVVAAPSRDWRAEAQLEAESAAAFAQTATTPADYQVVQRKWRKALALLDKAPQDERTAQLRRYYQNQLQDEGAPSEDAEEPVGGRRVAGANLLPGTRGIFAREIVIRGTPVPSQTLTPAQIVNRYLPAAVRVEPTRSVVGSGFHIGEGYIITNLHVAEEARGFYRRIFDDRPIPLTVRLYDRTRRPVRVLRIMEGGLAAMAVFNIPHEPFDIALMQVQGDVSDLGVVPLCGKMRTGDEVIAMGTPFGQQNTITKGIISVIHSFEAGHIIQTDTQILGGNSGGPLLNNRGAVVAVNSAGIFGASVQGLKFSVPIVQALERMRVRVLNTDNPGCGGTGTVSRTVYAPGQK from the coding sequence ATGGCGTTGAATGGACAGTTGCGGCGGTGGTATTGGCTGGCGGCTCCGGTGGGGGCAACGGCAATTTTGGCTGGGGTGGTGGTTTACGGCGGGCGGGGGGTGCATTCCCATAGCCAGTTGCCTGAACCTGCCCCGGCAGTGGCTCCGGAATCCGCTTCGGAACCGGTGGTGGCGGCACCCTCCAGGGATTGGCGGGCAGAGGCGCAGTTGGAGGCGGAAAGTGCGGCGGCGTTTGCCCAGACGGCGACCACCCCTGCGGATTACCAGGTGGTGCAGAGGAAATGGCGTAAGGCACTGGCGTTGTTGGACAAGGCACCCCAGGATGAGCGGACGGCCCAACTGCGGCGTTATTACCAAAATCAGTTGCAGGATGAGGGTGCCCCCAGTGAGGATGCAGAGGAACCGGTGGGCGGACGGCGGGTGGCTGGGGCGAATTTATTGCCGGGTACCCGGGGGATTTTCGCCCGGGAGATTGTCATCCGGGGAACGCCGGTGCCCAGCCAGACCCTCACCCCAGCCCAGATCGTCAACCGTTATCTCCCGGCGGCGGTGCGGGTGGAGCCGACCCGGAGTGTGGTGGGCAGTGGGTTTCACATCGGCGAGGGGTATATCATTACCAATCTGCACGTGGCGGAGGAAGCCCGGGGGTTTTACCGGCGGATTTTTGATGACCGTCCCATTCCTTTGACCGTGCGGCTCTATGACCGGACCCGGCGACCGGTGCGGGTGTTGCGGATCATGGAGGGGGGGTTAGCGGCGATGGCGGTGTTCAACATTCCCCACGAGCCGTTCGACATTGCTCTGATGCAAGTTCAAGGGGATGTGAGCGATTTGGGGGTGGTGCCCCTGTGCGGCAAGATGCGGACGGGGGATGAGGTGATTGCGATGGGGACGCCCTTTGGTCAGCAAAACACCATTACCAAGGGAATCATCAGCGTGATTCATTCCTTTGAGGCGGGGCACATCATCCAGACCGATACCCAAATTTTGGGCGGCAATTCGGGCGGGCCCCTGCTCAACAATCGGGGGGCGGTGGTGGCGGTGAACAGTGCCGGGATTTTTGGAGCCTCGGTGCAGGGGTTGAAATTCTCGGTACCGATTGTGCAAGCCCTGGAGCGGATGCGGGTGCGGGTTCTGAATACGGACAATCCGGGCTGTGGGGGCACTGGCACCGTGAGTCGGACGGTGTATGCGCCGGGGCAGAAGTAA
- the pgl gene encoding 6-phosphogluconolactonase, whose translation MPNAGGYFTTFPQTAMNQVICPDLDTLTAQALMLIQKRVFAAIDQQGRATLVLAGGSTPRRLYEHIATQSWPWHQIHLFWGDERFVPPDHPDSNYRMVRETWLDRVTFPAGNIHPMPTVPLTPEAAAAAYEQELQAFFALKPGEFPVFDVILLGMGEDGHTASLFPQTAALQVCDRAVTVGHKGNEPRLTLTIPTLNFGRCVIFMVAGANKAHAYRQVTAAQPAGEQYPAALIRPQGGDLWWLVESTVLQH comes from the coding sequence ATGCCAAATGCTGGCGGGTATTTTACCACTTTTCCCCAAACTGCCATGAACCAAGTCATCTGTCCCGACCTCGATACGCTGACTGCCCAGGCATTGATGCTGATCCAAAAGCGGGTTTTTGCCGCCATTGACCAACAGGGGCGAGCAACCTTGGTTTTGGCGGGGGGGAGTACCCCCAGGCGATTGTATGAACACATTGCCACCCAATCCTGGCCGTGGCACCAAATCCATCTGTTTTGGGGGGATGAACGGTTTGTGCCCCCGGATCACCCGGATAGCAATTACCGGATGGTACGGGAAACCTGGTTAGACCGGGTAACGTTCCCCGCTGGTAACATCCATCCCATGCCCACAGTGCCCCTGACCCCGGAAGCGGCGGCGGCGGCCTATGAACAGGAATTGCAGGCGTTTTTTGCCCTCAAACCGGGGGAATTTCCCGTCTTTGATGTGATTTTGTTGGGCATGGGGGAGGACGGCCACACTGCTTCCCTGTTTCCCCAGACGGCGGCCTTGCAGGTCTGTGACCGGGCGGTGACGGTGGGGCACAAAGGGAATGAACCCCGCCTGACCTTGACCATTCCCACCCTGAATTTTGGGCGGTGTGTGATTTTTATGGTGGCTGGTGCCAATAAAGCCCATGCCTATCGCCAGGTGACCGCCGCCCAACCCGCAGGGGAACAGTACCCGGCGGCTTTGATTCGACCCCAGGGGGGCGACCTGTGGTGGTTGGTGGAATCCACCGTCCTACAGCATTGA
- the ndhI gene encoding NAD(P)H-quinone oxidoreductase subunit I yields the protein MFKFLTKVAEYGRDAVQAARYIGQGLSVTFDHMHRRPVTVQYPYEKLIPSERFRGRIHFEFDKCIACEVCVRVCPINLPVVDWEYNKELKKKELKHYSIDFGVCIFCGNCVEYCPTNCLSMTEEYELSTYDRHELNYDNHALGRLPVNVTQDPMVQPIRGLAYLPKGVMEGHEVPPTERRAGLRPEEILEQMEP from the coding sequence ATGTTCAAATTTCTCACCAAAGTGGCGGAATACGGACGGGATGCGGTACAGGCGGCACGTTACATTGGTCAGGGCTTATCGGTTACGTTTGACCACATGCACCGGCGACCGGTGACCGTGCAATATCCCTACGAGAAGTTAATCCCCTCGGAGCGGTTTCGGGGGCGGATTCACTTTGAATTTGACAAATGTATTGCCTGCGAAGTGTGTGTGCGGGTTTGCCCCATCAACCTGCCGGTGGTGGATTGGGAATACAACAAAGAATTGAAGAAAAAAGAACTCAAACACTACAGTATTGATTTTGGGGTCTGTATCTTCTGTGGAAATTGCGTGGAATATTGCCCCACCAATTGCCTGTCCATGACCGAGGAATACGAACTTTCTACCTACGACCGGCACGAACTCAATTACGACAACCACGCCCTGGGTCGTTTGCCGGTGAATGTGACCCAAGACCCGATGGTGCAACCGATCCGGGGTCTAGCCTACTTGCCCAAGGGGGTGATGGAAGGTCATGAGGTGCCCCCCACCGAGCGTCGGGCGGGTCTGCGTCCTGAGGAAATCCTCGAACAGATGGAACCCTAG
- a CDS encoding transposase: protein MRRQIQGLIKPLLNLLPKNDYPVLDTRLFVLIWMHFILDARVATMRGLFFLLNHLNFKVDISTFSKACKHRSTEPFQVILRELQKRLKHHQGEFKHLFPLDSTIITLTSKLFWHYKQVKLTLGLDINEGNIGDESIIFGKTNDHKIGHLVIGTIPENAVGIMDRGFASWKLMDEMCKRNTLFIVRIRNNMKLQPDNPDIRVIQFFNEEENTEYRLATNVTSMTDEEICSAYRLRWRIELLWKALKMHLKLDRIITKNENGVRLQIYAVLIGYLILRLLEIGHNKTYELIDKLRYLQIEIGRHCSFMELVGVEPLVG from the coding sequence ATGAGACGACAAATTCAGGGACTTATCAAGCCCTTGCTGAACCTTCTTCCCAAAAACGACTATCCAGTCTTGGATACTCGCTTGTTTGTACTCATATGGATGCACTTCATTTTAGATGCAAGAGTCGCCACCATGCGGGGCTTATTCTTCCTCTTGAATCATCTCAATTTTAAAGTTGACATATCAACGTTTTCTAAGGCGTGTAAACATCGTAGCACCGAGCCGTTTCAAGTGATCCTAAGAGAACTGCAAAAACGGCTTAAACATCATCAAGGTGAATTTAAGCACTTATTCCCATTAGATTCTACCATTATCACCCTGACCAGCAAATTATTCTGGCACTACAAGCAGGTAAAATTGACGCTTGGCCTGGATATAAATGAGGGCAATATCGGTGACGAATCAATTATATTTGGAAAGACTAATGACCATAAAATTGGGCATCTTGTGATTGGGACGATACCTGAGAATGCCGTTGGTATCATGGATAGGGGTTTTGCTTCCTGGAAATTAATGGACGAAATGTGTAAACGAAATACATTGTTTATTGTGCGGATTAGAAATAATATGAAGTTGCAACCTGACAATCCGGATATTCGGGTAATTCAATTTTTTAATGAAGAGGAAAACACAGAATATAGGCTAGCGACTAACGTGACTTCGATGACGGATGAAGAGATTTGTTCAGCCTATCGTTTGCGCTGGCGAATTGAGTTGCTTTGGAAGGCACTAAAGATGCACTTGAAATTGGATAGAATCATTACCAAGAATGAGAATGGTGTGCGGCTACAGATTTATGCCGTATTGATTGGTTATCTAATTTTAAGATTGCTGGAGATAGGTCACAATAAGACCTATGAATTGATTGACAAGTTGCGATATTTACAAATAGAAATAGGCCGACACTGTAGCTTCATGGAACTCGTAGGGGTAGAGCCGCTCGTAGGATAA
- a CDS encoding endo alpha-1,4 polygalactosaminidase, translating into MNHPKGMGMIQRTLMIFLLVNLIGSACRLALTPTNVNVTSSPLAPKVSWQIQYTGKIDINLDVEVFNLDLFDTSPNIIETLNQRGVFVMCYFSAGSYENWRPDASRFPSQVLGKNMAGWPGEQWLDIRRLNLLAPIMEARLDLAVQKGCDGVDPDNVDGYAHDTGFPLADDDQIAYNVWLAHTAKARGLAIGLKNDIEQIPDLLSYFDWILNEECFTNRECHRLLPFIQAGKPVFVIEYEIPPQAFCPQANQMGFNALHKHWQLDAYRTDCQRFVSP; encoded by the coding sequence ATGAACCATCCCAAGGGAATGGGAATGATACAGCGCACGTTGATGATATTTTTGCTGGTCAACCTGATTGGGTCGGCTTGCAGATTGGCTCTAACCCCTACAAACGTCAACGTTACATCCAGCCCGCTTGCCCCAAAGGTATCTTGGCAAATTCAATATACGGGCAAAATTGACATAAATCTGGATGTGGAGGTGTTCAACCTGGATTTGTTTGACACATCGCCCAATATCATTGAAACCCTGAATCAGCGTGGTGTTTTTGTGATGTGTTACTTCAGTGCAGGTTCTTATGAAAATTGGCGGCCCGATGCCTCCCGGTTCCCATCCCAGGTATTGGGAAAAAACATGGCAGGCTGGCCAGGGGAACAGTGGCTGGATATTCGTCGCCTGAACCTGCTTGCTCCAATTATGGAAGCACGACTGGATTTGGCTGTTCAAAAAGGTTGCGATGGCGTTGATCCTGATAATGTTGACGGTTACGCCCATGACACTGGTTTCCCGTTAGCTGACGATGATCAAATCGCCTACAATGTCTGGCTTGCGCATACGGCTAAAGCACGGGGGCTGGCTATTGGATTAAAAAACGATATTGAACAAATCCCTGATCTGCTGTCTTATTTTGATTGGATTCTCAATGAAGAATGCTTCACCAACCGAGAGTGTCATCGGCTTCTGCCGTTCATCCAGGCAGGCAAGCCCGTTTTTGTCATAGAGTACGAGATTCCCCCCCAAGCGTTTTGCCCACAAGCGAATCAAATGGGTTTCAATGCACTTCATAAGCATTGGCAATTAGACGCTTACCGAACTGATTGTCAACGGTTTGTTTCTCCATAG
- a CDS encoding pentapeptide repeat-containing protein: MVTAHESIINRTRARLAGVTEMLKKPVRPDELLRLVNRYAPLRQDVPPVSLPIPEAEPPSPEPVSEPEPVTDHLADPVSQANQLLQRYAAGERDFTGISLIGCNLQGANLEGINLSRADLMLADLSGCLLIGAKLTGANLIGAEMVKTNLREASLGGANLIGANLSQANLNGSQLVGVNLSSATLYQARLRGADLSEALAAGANLTSADLQSAILYATNLHGAVLNQANFEQANLTGANLWQARMEQTHLEGANLTGAVLPQITGD; the protein is encoded by the coding sequence TTGGTCACCGCCCATGAAAGCATTATCAACCGCACCCGAGCTCGGTTGGCGGGGGTCACGGAAATGCTCAAAAAACCGGTGCGTCCCGACGAACTGTTGAGGCTGGTCAACCGCTATGCCCCTTTGCGGCAGGATGTCCCCCCCGTCAGCCTTCCCATCCCCGAAGCCGAACCACCCAGCCCCGAACCGGTCTCCGAACCCGAACCGGTCACGGATCACCTGGCCGACCCGGTGTCCCAGGCCAACCAACTCCTGCAACGCTATGCCGCCGGGGAACGGGACTTTACGGGCATCAGTCTGATTGGTTGCAATCTCCAGGGCGCAAATTTAGAAGGCATTAATCTAAGCCGAGCCGACCTCATGCTGGCGGATTTGAGCGGTTGTTTGCTCATCGGTGCCAAACTTACAGGTGCCAATCTGATCGGGGCGGAGATGGTCAAAACCAACCTGCGGGAAGCCAGTCTCGGCGGTGCCAATTTGATCGGCGCCAACCTCAGCCAAGCCAACCTGAATGGCAGTCAGTTGGTCGGAGTCAACCTCAGTTCCGCCACCTTATATCAAGCCCGTTTGCGGGGAGCCGACCTGAGCGAAGCCTTGGCCGCCGGTGCCAACCTCACCAGTGCCGACCTGCAATCAGCTATCCTCTACGCCACCAATCTGCACGGAGCGGTATTGAATCAGGCCAATTTCGAGCAGGCCAACCTCACGGGGGCCAATCTCTGGCAAGCCAGGATGGAGCAGACCCATCTGGAAGGAGCGAATTTAACTGGTGCTGTTTTACCCCAGATCACCGGCGATTAA
- a CDS encoding NADH-quinone oxidoreductase subunit J, with protein MTLADGVQIVSFAVLSVMMLSAALGVVLLNNIVYSAFLLGGVFISLSGLYVLLNADFVAAAQILIYVGAVNVLILFAIMLVNKREVFVPLPRTGLRNLLTTFVCFGLLALLGTMILTTPWAVNLGAHPASSIVRIGQHFFSGFLLPFELASVLLLMALIGAVVIARRELVPEPEFPQGPSLSLPERPRPEVPTLAGRNEE; from the coding sequence GTGACCTTGGCAGATGGGGTACAAATTGTCAGTTTTGCCGTTTTGAGTGTGATGATGTTGTCCGCCGCCCTGGGGGTGGTTTTGCTCAACAACATCGTCTATTCGGCCTTCCTGTTGGGTGGGGTATTTATCAGCCTCTCCGGGTTGTATGTTTTGCTGAATGCGGATTTTGTGGCCGCCGCTCAGATTTTGATCTATGTGGGAGCGGTGAATGTCCTGATTTTGTTTGCCATCATGTTGGTCAATAAACGGGAGGTGTTTGTCCCCCTGCCCCGCACTGGTTTGCGGAATTTGTTGACCACTTTTGTTTGTTTTGGCCTGCTGGCACTCCTGGGAACCATGATCCTGACGACCCCTTGGGCGGTAAACTTGGGTGCCCACCCGGCCAGTTCCATCGTCCGGATCGGCCAGCATTTTTTCAGCGGGTTCTTGTTGCCCTTTGAATTGGCTTCGGTGCTGTTGCTGATGGCGTTGATTGGGGCGGTGGTGATTGCCCGCCGGGAATTGGTGCCCGAACCGGAATTTCCCCAGGGGCCATCCTTGAGCCTGCCTGAACGTCCCCGCCCCGAAGTGCCCACCCTGGCCGGTCGCAATGAGGAATAG
- a CDS encoding HNH endonuclease, giving the protein MNRTKVQACVYCGSTEDLTIEHVVPLSRWREFKLRRRVLDNPSNRVIACHKCNAEKANMPPAQWFQLHPEYRKRFIHEARFLSDRVKELTGIFS; this is encoded by the coding sequence ATGAACAGGACAAAGGTGCAAGCCTGTGTGTACTGTGGCAGTACGGAAGACTTGACTATTGAACACGTTGTCCCCCTATCTCGGTGGCGGGAGTTTAAGTTGCGTCGCCGAGTCCTCGACAATCCATCCAATCGGGTGATCGCTTGCCACAAATGTAATGCTGAAAAAGCGAATATGCCTCCGGCACAGTGGTTCCAACTACATCCTGAATATCGCAAGCGATTTATCCATGAAGCCCGATTTCTTTCCGATAGGGTTAAGGAATTAACCGGCATTTTTTCGTGA
- the lptB gene encoding LPS export ABC transporter ATP-binding protein: MKIILENIHKSYGRRPVVRDVSLSIAQGEVVGLLGPNGAGKTTTFYIIVGIERPDLGVVRLENQDITPWPMHRRARLGISYLAQEASIFRHLTIYENILLVLQETGVPEIERRPYVRKLLREFRLESVAQTLGGRVSGGERRRAEIARALAARPQFLLLDEPFAGVDPIAVQELQAVIRQLRRHQLGILITDHNVRDTLAITDRAYILHNGCTLASGTAEELYQDPQVQQYFLGSNYQA, encoded by the coding sequence GTGAAAATCATACTTGAGAACATCCACAAATCCTACGGGCGGCGGCCGGTGGTGCGGGATGTCAGTCTGAGCATCGCCCAAGGGGAAGTCGTGGGACTCCTGGGGCCCAATGGGGCGGGGAAAACCACCACATTTTACATCATTGTCGGCATTGAACGTCCGGATTTGGGGGTGGTGCGTTTGGAAAACCAGGACATTACCCCCTGGCCCATGCACCGCCGGGCCCGCCTGGGAATCAGCTACCTGGCGCAGGAAGCCAGCATTTTCCGTCATCTGACCATCTATGAAAATATCCTGTTGGTTTTGCAGGAAACCGGCGTGCCAGAAATCGAGCGGCGACCCTATGTGCGCAAACTACTGCGGGAGTTTCGCCTAGAATCGGTGGCCCAGACCCTAGGGGGACGGGTTTCCGGCGGGGAACGGCGGCGGGCGGAAATTGCCAGGGCGTTGGCGGCTCGACCCCAATTTCTCCTGTTGGATGAACCCTTTGCCGGGGTTGACCCGATTGCCGTACAAGAATTGCAGGCGGTGATTCGGCAACTGCGGCGGCACCAGTTGGGGATTTTGATCACGGATCACAATGTCCGGGATACCCTCGCCATCACCGACCGAGCCTATATTCTCCACAACGGCTGTACTTTGGCATCAGGCACCGCCGAGGAACTGTACCAGGACCCCCAGGTGCAACAGTACTTTTTGGGCAGTAACTATCAGGCATAA
- a CDS encoding response regulator, with protein sequence MTQDVSQELVGLQQRQITGTLVVQGQGQQWWLYLFMGRLLYATGGAHRVRRWYRVTKAHCPQFQPDWNALGNATPWEYHSLVYGTANGRLTPSQAKAVILASVLEVLFALVGRANLTLTLQAGQGLGTQIALLQVERVLQEVAQLQQQWHATGMDQFPNPIPGLSPDFAPVLKQADKISEQPGGVPWVALCNGQNTLWDIMSQTRKSLQATVQPLVGWAQQGWLEWQTLPDLASPVAETGPVPPPTPPFPHSQTHQPLVACLDDSPVMLKILETSLVRAGYRVMTVAQPMIQMGQLLEAKPDVILMDWVMPDVNGYELCGLLRKTSVFKDQ encoded by the coding sequence GTGACTCAAGATGTGAGCCAAGAATTGGTAGGGTTGCAACAGCGGCAGATCACTGGCACCCTGGTCGTGCAAGGGCAGGGGCAACAGTGGTGGCTGTACCTGTTTATGGGGCGACTGTTGTATGCCACCGGGGGCGCGCATCGGGTACGGCGCTGGTATCGGGTCACAAAAGCCCATTGTCCCCAGTTTCAGCCGGATTGGAATGCCCTGGGGAACGCCACCCCCTGGGAATACCACAGTTTGGTCTATGGCACGGCTAACGGACGGTTGACCCCTTCCCAGGCCAAGGCGGTGATTTTGGCGAGTGTGCTGGAGGTTTTGTTTGCCCTGGTGGGACGGGCGAATTTAACTCTAACCCTCCAGGCGGGGCAGGGGCTGGGCACCCAAATTGCCCTTTTGCAGGTGGAGCGGGTTTTGCAGGAAGTGGCGCAACTCCAACAGCAGTGGCACGCCACCGGTATGGATCAATTCCCAAACCCCATCCCTGGGTTATCCCCGGATTTTGCCCCCGTATTGAAACAGGCGGATAAAATTTCGGAACAACCGGGGGGAGTGCCTTGGGTCGCCCTCTGTAATGGGCAAAACACCCTCTGGGACATCATGAGTCAAACCCGGAAATCCTTGCAGGCGACGGTGCAACCCCTGGTCGGTTGGGCACAACAGGGCTGGCTGGAATGGCAGACTCTACCCGATCTGGCCTCGCCCGTGGCAGAAACTGGGCCTGTCCCCCCGCCGACCCCTCCCTTCCCCCATAGCCAAACCCATCAACCCCTGGTGGCCTGTTTGGATGACAGCCCGGTGATGTTAAAAATCCTGGAAACTAGCCTCGTCCGGGCTGGGTATCGGGTGATGACCGTGGCGCAACCCATGATCCAGATGGGACAGCTTTTGGAAGCCAAACCGGATGTGATTCTCATGGATTGGGTGATGCCGGACGTGAATGGCTACGAACTCTGTGGGCTGTTGCGGAAAACCTCCGTGTTCAAAGACCAGTAG